From a region of the Microterricola gilva genome:
- a CDS encoding ParA family protein → MTEDAAASTPSHAPLAEEVATLTRRRQAIAELKLPLPEKTRVLTISNQKGGVGKTTTAVNLAAALARLGAKVLVIDLDPQGNASTALGVEHRADVPSIYNVIIEDLPLSAVVQKSPEEGELYCVPANIHLAGAEIELVSLVAREQRLRRALDLHIAEMDEPYDYVFIDCPPSLGLLTINAFVAASEVLIPIQCEYYALEGLSQLLKNIEMIEKHLNPVLRVSTILLTMYDSRTNLANQVAQDVRDHFPQQVLGTIIPRSVRVSEAPSYGQSVISYDTNSTGSLSYQEAAAEMARRGAPVVTPRTGSR, encoded by the coding sequence CTGACGGAGGATGCGGCGGCCAGCACGCCGTCCCACGCTCCCCTGGCCGAGGAGGTCGCGACGCTGACGCGGCGACGCCAGGCGATCGCGGAGTTGAAGCTTCCGCTCCCCGAGAAGACACGCGTGCTCACGATCTCGAATCAGAAGGGCGGCGTCGGCAAGACGACGACGGCCGTCAATCTGGCCGCCGCGCTCGCACGTCTCGGCGCCAAGGTCTTGGTCATCGACCTCGACCCGCAGGGCAACGCCTCGACCGCGCTCGGTGTCGAGCATCGCGCCGATGTGCCGAGCATCTACAACGTGATCATCGAGGATCTCCCCCTCTCCGCGGTGGTTCAGAAGAGCCCAGAAGAGGGCGAGCTGTACTGCGTTCCAGCAAATATTCACCTGGCTGGAGCGGAAATCGAACTGGTTTCGCTCGTTGCCAGGGAGCAGCGCCTGCGTCGAGCCCTCGATCTCCACATCGCGGAGATGGACGAGCCGTACGACTACGTCTTCATCGACTGCCCGCCGTCGCTCGGCCTCCTCACCATCAACGCCTTTGTGGCTGCGAGCGAGGTTCTGATCCCCATCCAGTGCGAGTACTACGCACTCGAGGGGCTCAGCCAACTGCTGAAGAACATCGAGATGATCGAGAAGCATCTCAACCCCGTGCTCCGCGTCTCGACGATCCTCCTCACGATGTACGACTCGCGCACCAATCTGGCGAATCAGGTCGCTCAGGACGTTCGCGACCACTTTCCCCAGCAGGTGCTCGGCACGATCATTCCCCGCTCCGTGCGCGTCTCCGAGGCTCCGAGTTACGGTCAGAGCGTCATCAGCTACGACACCAATTCGACCGGGTCGCTCTCCTATCAGGAGGCGGCAGCCGAGATGGCGCGTCGAGGCGCACCCGTAGTCACCCCCCGTACAGGAAGCAGGTAG